In one Deinococcus multiflagellatus genomic region, the following are encoded:
- a CDS encoding 3'-5' exonuclease yields MTQTEQPATPAYPQPSAETTAKTQAAAFAQFRAWATDPRALVLDTETTGLKGQAWEIAAGRPGHTRILLDVRGEPETPWTEGALAMQAPDIREQLRGLPHLRTHVAEVLELLTLNTPLAYVEAFDRPVIERTFDLRGLPEFGCVALAYASLFPTPRWSTSRGFWKTVKLAEACEAEGIDTTQVRAHSAAGDAWLAGQLILAVARRAPA; encoded by the coding sequence ATGACGCAGACTGAGCAACCCGCCACTCCAGCCTACCCGCAGCCCAGCGCCGAAACGACCGCCAAAACCCAGGCGGCCGCCTTCGCCCAGTTCCGCGCCTGGGCCACGGACCCCCGCGCCCTCGTGCTTGATACCGAAACCACTGGCCTTAAGGGCCAGGCTTGGGAGATCGCTGCCGGCCGTCCTGGGCACACCCGGATACTCCTCGACGTGCGCGGCGAGCCTGAAACGCCCTGGACCGAAGGGGCCCTGGCCATGCAAGCCCCGGACATCCGTGAGCAGCTGCGCGGCCTCCCGCACCTGCGCACACATGTCGCTGAGGTGCTTGAGCTGCTGACCCTTAACACGCCCTTGGCGTATGTCGAAGCCTTTGACCGGCCCGTCATCGAGCGCACCTTTGATCTACGCGGCCTGCCGGAATTCGGCTGTGTGGCTTTGGCCTACGCTTCGCTCTTCCCCACGCCACGTTGGAGCACCAGCCGCGGCTTCTGGAAAACTGTCAAGCTCGCGGAAGCCTGTGAGGCTGAGGGGATCGACACCACCCAGGTCCGCGCGCACAGCGCTGCCGGCGACGCCTGGCTGGCCGGCCAACTGATCCTCGCGGTCGCCCGCCGCGCCCCAGCCTGA
- a CDS encoding class I SAM-dependent methyltransferase — MTPLASDLHAVLSSATRSGAQALELHLPPLDPDLYARLKDVLQRLSARWVKRRECHVFDGSRKEGEGRLDEALATRLLPDRNPLAFFPTPPPLADQVARLVSEAIGWASGIRSLRILEPHGGEGALLTALERCLPSPHGFEINVCELDPVRAQRLQAGGWTVVHDDYLTFQPTALYDVILANPPFSVPGDKQAWQTHLRRCWHHLAVDGLLVAILPASALARQGTFFEETRGFPVSLQTNAPGSFKASGTEVATVTLTFWKEDQSWKRRPFNASGTLYPSWHAFQALLTFENDQAYYLAAERLEAKWRGGQDIRADLQTLYSRLCRDLQKIDVDLELLDEDHAYLYQAFIERRQASWLGAPCPELPAAIRPVELVPLQRDRGNQPALL, encoded by the coding sequence ATGACGCCCCTTGCCTCAGACCTTCATGCGGTGCTGTCCAGTGCCACACGCAGCGGTGCCCAGGCACTGGAATTGCACCTCCCGCCGCTTGATCCTGACCTCTATGCCCGGTTGAAAGATGTACTTCAGCGACTCTCGGCGCGCTGGGTCAAGCGGCGGGAGTGCCATGTATTTGACGGTTCCCGGAAAGAGGGCGAAGGGCGGTTGGATGAAGCGCTGGCCACGCGCCTCCTGCCTGACCGCAATCCGCTGGCGTTTTTCCCCACGCCGCCGCCGCTCGCGGACCAGGTGGCGCGTCTCGTGAGCGAGGCGATTGGCTGGGCCAGTGGAATCCGATCCCTGCGCATCTTGGAACCTCATGGCGGAGAAGGTGCTCTGCTCACCGCCCTTGAGCGGTGCCTTCCCTCGCCGCACGGGTTTGAAATCAATGTATGCGAGCTGGATCCTGTCCGGGCCCAGCGTCTGCAAGCCGGTGGGTGGACGGTCGTGCATGACGATTATTTGACGTTTCAGCCCACAGCGCTTTACGACGTGATTCTGGCCAATCCGCCATTTTCCGTACCGGGCGACAAGCAGGCCTGGCAGACTCACCTACGGCGCTGCTGGCACCATCTGGCGGTGGATGGCCTGCTGGTGGCCATCTTGCCCGCATCAGCGCTGGCCAGGCAGGGCACTTTTTTTGAGGAAACCAGGGGATTTCCTGTCTCACTTCAGACCAACGCCCCTGGGAGCTTCAAGGCCAGTGGGACCGAAGTGGCCACCGTCACCCTGACCTTCTGGAAGGAGGATCAGAGCTGGAAGCGCCGACCATTCAACGCCAGTGGCACCCTTTATCCCTCATGGCACGCCTTTCAGGCACTGCTGACGTTTGAGAATGATCAGGCCTATTACCTGGCTGCAGAAAGGCTCGAGGCGAAGTGGCGCGGCGGTCAGGACATCAGGGCTGATTTACAGACCCTATACAGCCGTCTTTGCCGCGATCTTCAAAAAATCGACGTTGACCTTGAACTGTTGGACGAGGATCACGCTTATCTGTACCAGGCTTTCATTGAGCGGAGACAGGCGTCATGGCTCGGCGCCCCGTGCCCCGAGCTGCCCGCCGCAATCCGGCCTGTAGAGCTCGTCCCGCTCCAGCGGGACCGCGGCAATCAACCGGCGCTGCTGTAA
- a CDS encoding glyoxalase superfamily protein has product MSAYPTEAAACQAGQKQLAHAIRHDLAQRGVEFSHLQCLHVVAARYGLDSWNVLQARPLAPQLHPSAAAAGIMRALLKRGLTADAELGEQLAALPVPLTYTVLDESLTDYAAKAQVALSLLLVGDLTDAAVRQLLEDVFEAQCLRTDFSARPSPNSVFVWAYASEAQFRSDAGHWAGMVMRSADDWRTGRPATYDVKSALIRAVQTPAEERFGLSEPRRRQLYLDHCRATNRARVTADQAYPIDAQDSLNSVRANQAHKHAELERWEARLQVAFGVTAEQLHEIVVEGMTKYWPMSTIRDTHVASLETSSLA; this is encoded by the coding sequence ATGTCCGCGTATCCCACTGAGGCCGCTGCCTGTCAGGCTGGCCAAAAGCAACTCGCCCACGCTATTCGGCACGATCTGGCCCAGAGAGGTGTTGAGTTCTCTCACCTGCAATGCTTGCACGTGGTCGCGGCCCGCTACGGGCTGGACTCCTGGAATGTGTTGCAGGCCAGGCCGCTGGCCCCGCAGCTGCATCCTTCAGCCGCCGCCGCAGGCATCATGCGGGCTTTGCTGAAGCGCGGCCTCACGGCTGATGCTGAGCTGGGCGAGCAGCTGGCCGCCTTGCCTGTGCCTCTCACGTACACGGTGCTGGACGAGTCACTGACTGACTACGCTGCCAAGGCGCAGGTGGCCCTCTCCCTGCTCTTGGTTGGAGACCTGACCGACGCCGCAGTGAGGCAGCTCCTTGAGGATGTGTTTGAGGCGCAGTGTCTGCGGACGGACTTCTCGGCGCGTCCATCCCCCAACAGTGTTTTCGTGTGGGCCTACGCCTCTGAAGCGCAGTTTCGATCCGACGCCGGGCATTGGGCCGGTATGGTCATGCGTTCAGCCGACGATTGGCGGACAGGAAGGCCGGCCACCTATGACGTCAAGAGCGCCTTGATTCGCGCCGTCCAGACGCCGGCCGAGGAACGGTTCGGACTATCGGAGCCGCGCCGCCGGCAACTGTATTTGGACCATTGCCGCGCCACCAATCGTGCCCGCGTCACAGCTGACCAGGCCTATCCCATTGATGCGCAGGACAGCCTCAACTCCGTTCGGGCCAATCAGGCCCATAAGCACGCGGAACTGGAGAGGTGGGAAGCGAGGCTGCAGGTCGCATTCGGGGTGACGGCCGAGCAGCTGCATGAGATCGTGGTTGAAGGCATGACCAAGTACTGGCCGATGAGCACCATCAGAGACACCCACGTCGCGTCGCTGGAGACCAGCTCGTTGGCCTGA
- a CDS encoding single-stranded DNA-binding protein has translation MLHIEFLTDLGARVTVDVGSADKLLEVQRQYGRLGWTSGSVPTGGYQFPLDNEADFDWSLIGARRWTNPDGEEMILHRGHAYRRRELEAVDNRKMKLPPAVKFSRGAKATDPEHIREKADGDFEYVTLAIFRGGKRQDRYALSTASTKRSEADRAA, from the coding sequence ATGCTACACATTGAGTTTCTGACCGACCTGGGCGCACGGGTTACAGTGGATGTTGGAAGCGCCGACAAACTCCTAGAGGTCCAGCGCCAGTATGGCCGTCTGGGCTGGACCAGCGGTTCGGTGCCCACTGGGGGTTATCAGTTTCCCCTTGACAACGAAGCCGATTTCGACTGGAGCCTGATCGGTGCGCGGCGGTGGACCAATCCAGACGGGGAGGAAATGATTCTTCACCGGGGCCACGCCTATCGCCGGCGTGAGCTGGAAGCCGTGGACAACCGCAAGATGAAGTTGCCTCCGGCCGTCAAGTTCTCGCGCGGCGCGAAGGCGACTGACCCGGAACATATCCGTGAGAAGGCGGACGGCGATTTCGAATATGTCACCCTGGCCATCTTCAGAGGCGGAAAGCGGCAAGACCGCTACGCCCTCTCCACCGCGTCAACGAAACGCTCTGAGGCGGACCGCGCCGCCTAG
- a CDS encoding adenine nucleotide alpha hydrolase family protein — protein MNTFEAPLLTPSKAPLTVISDGLGQDSATLVALALEDSAFRRRYVQGDLLVVSSDTGDEYTETTAYLQRKKALLAERNVTFVHLTPDMGFHSPAWQSLYHQWARNNTIGGVGFSSTCSPNLKTEVIYRFLNHLLAQRYGYVERQGRSSKAALYGYRQDFGPLRVMIGFSAGEERRVCAAPQRYVQDTIERAFPLIDLGLSRQGCQDVTRHLGHEVPTPSN, from the coding sequence ATGAACACTTTCGAGGCTCCCTTGCTGACGCCCAGTAAAGCCCCCCTGACCGTCATTTCGGACGGCCTGGGTCAGGACAGCGCCACATTGGTGGCGTTGGCGTTGGAAGACAGTGCGTTCCGGCGCCGGTATGTACAGGGTGACCTGTTGGTGGTTTCCAGCGATACAGGGGACGAGTACACGGAAACGACAGCCTACCTGCAACGGAAAAAGGCGCTGCTGGCCGAGCGTAACGTCACGTTCGTTCACCTGACACCAGACATGGGCTTCCACAGTCCGGCGTGGCAGAGTCTGTATCACCAGTGGGCACGCAACAACACGATCGGCGGGGTTGGCTTCAGCTCCACCTGCTCGCCCAACTTGAAAACAGAAGTGATTTACCGCTTCCTGAATCATCTGCTGGCCCAGCGGTATGGGTACGTCGAGCGCCAGGGACGGTCCAGCAAGGCGGCACTCTACGGGTACCGTCAAGATTTCGGCCCTCTGCGGGTCATGATTGGATTTAGTGCCGGCGAAGAGCGCCGGGTCTGCGCCGCGCCGCAGCGGTACGTGCAGGACACCATCGAGCGGGCCTTTCCGCTGATTGACTTGGGGTTGAGTCGCCAGGGCTGTCAGGACGTGACCCGGCATCTGGGTCACGAAGTGCCTACACCCTCAAACTGA
- a CDS encoding site-specific integrase translates to MSRYRVRAQVQLQPPYTLIDQDDAVFAPGEQYLMELLACDVSPLTIKAYADQLKSFLNALAPLGIAWDAVRSDQVRDHILWMKRATKTNRIPRGLTSPVPGSLNPQTGKPYLPTTYQPTTINHRLTVITGFYQHHIGRGTFAPPNPARPSVRRRFAHHNPEERWAQEARTPYRQRLPKTQPRYLSDAQWDAFFHSLTCDRDRALFILAISAGSRAGESLRLRLCDVNFGDQTVRLIAKGTRNED, encoded by the coding sequence ATGTCGCGGTACCGTGTTCGTGCTCAGGTTCAGCTCCAGCCCCCCTACACGCTGATAGACCAGGACGACGCGGTGTTCGCGCCTGGTGAGCAGTACCTCATGGAGCTGCTGGCCTGTGACGTCAGCCCCCTCACCATCAAGGCGTACGCCGATCAGCTGAAGTCGTTTCTCAACGCGCTTGCCCCTCTCGGCATCGCCTGGGACGCCGTTCGCTCTGATCAGGTACGCGACCACATCCTCTGGATGAAGCGGGCCACCAAGACCAACCGGATCCCTCGAGGGCTGACTTCCCCTGTTCCCGGCAGCCTCAACCCACAGACAGGCAAACCGTACCTGCCGACCACGTATCAGCCCACCACCATCAACCACCGCCTCACGGTCATCACGGGGTTCTATCAGCATCACATCGGGCGGGGCACCTTCGCACCCCCCAACCCCGCCCGGCCGTCCGTGCGGCGGCGCTTCGCCCATCACAACCCAGAAGAACGCTGGGCTCAAGAAGCCCGCACACCGTACCGCCAGCGGCTCCCGAAAACCCAGCCGCGGTATCTCTCCGACGCCCAGTGGGATGCGTTTTTCCACAGCCTCACCTGCGACCGGGACCGCGCCCTCTTTATTCTCGCGATTTCGGCTGGCAGTCGCGCCGGGGAGAGCTTGCGCCTCCGTCTGTGCGACGTCAACTTTGGAGACCAAACAGTCCGCCTGATCGCCAAGGGCACCCGAAACGAAGATTGA
- a CDS encoding tyrosine-type recombinase/integrase — MTRRHPRQALTYDALRAVLTRANATLETNWTFHDFRHTCGYRLGRDPQMTLVAIQAHLRHAHVTTTQRYLAQREDDVQQQLAEHHQRRLNGELRPRPMAASYGYDPADLEEFFDDAGLRK, encoded by the coding sequence GTGACCCGCCGCCACCCCCGCCAGGCACTGACCTACGACGCCCTGCGCGCCGTGCTCACCCGTGCCAATGCCACATTGGAGACGAACTGGACGTTTCACGACTTCCGGCACACGTGCGGTTACCGCCTTGGACGCGATCCACAGATGACCCTGGTCGCGATTCAGGCCCATCTGCGGCATGCCCACGTCACCACCACCCAGCGCTACCTGGCCCAGCGGGAAGACGACGTTCAGCAGCAACTCGCCGAGCATCACCAGCGGCGCCTGAACGGCGAGTTGCGCCCGAGGCCCATGGCGGCCAGCTACGGCTACGATCCAGCGGACCTGGAAGAGTTTTTCGATGACGCGGGGCTCCGGAAATGA
- a CDS encoding tyrosine-type recombinase/integrase, whose product MTVLTRTSAPFESILHDYASFMTQVGLLNDKYRRANLRLAEQYLAALLAHPGDTWQERWIHLEPLYDEIFIESRPNWQSLQRRVLCTLICLRVFRPSLAFLLRPDCVWLKEYFWRTEAADFYASACDTGRTRKVATHSLASSMQLLARIALHQGKPLLALTEGDFLEFAALATTTTNPVAGTRGVSTASEILRDLGVKVPLMHAGQKQRAGQFSVEYLVERHGVVSPEVRHLLIRYLQERAPSLDYGSLDNLSAILVRNFWCDVEKHHPEVTTLALPPQVAQAWRERYAYKPNGEPRRNAINGFTAVRAMYLDLREWALTDPEQWGGHVYASPVSLSHLAGGIKQKRRHRLEMQAHTRFIRPYVERLVVHSRQRLDLAQGLLQETRHQEHGARFLFRGTEYKRPWIATGKRRLRLLQDGRTPVMVQRVADGLRWNAEIEEERAFWTWAIIQVLRLTAIRVEELLELTDLSIMPSIVDPAVKVLHIVASKTDQERYLPIDPELMSVLAAIKRRAKGRDGRVPLIIAYDLVEKVHSPPLPFLFQHVTHGSRRLFRQGIVNEMLRRAVQQANLRTPQGDLVRITTHDFRRVYATEMVNGGLPLHIAARFLGHSNLETTRGYVATYEQEVVQQYGAFLARRRKNRPEEEYHQPTAEEMAEFAEHFKQRTVALGRCFRPFRAPCHHEHACVRCGSLAMDVEQLPRLLRIEEETRASLNEAREAGWTGDIEGYETTLAHIEEKKAQVARIVHIATADSPPPPD is encoded by the coding sequence ATGACGGTCCTCACCCGAACATCGGCGCCGTTTGAGTCCATCCTGCACGATTACGCCAGCTTCATGACGCAGGTGGGGCTCCTGAACGACAAATACCGCCGGGCCAACCTGCGCCTGGCCGAGCAGTACCTCGCGGCACTCCTGGCGCACCCTGGCGACACCTGGCAGGAGCGGTGGATCCACCTTGAGCCGCTGTACGACGAGATTTTCATTGAATCGAGGCCGAACTGGCAGAGCTTGCAGCGCCGTGTGCTGTGCACCCTGATCTGCCTGCGGGTGTTCCGGCCCAGTCTGGCCTTTTTGCTTCGCCCGGACTGCGTGTGGCTGAAAGAATACTTCTGGCGGACCGAAGCGGCTGACTTCTACGCCTCTGCCTGTGACACGGGCCGTACACGCAAGGTCGCCACCCATTCACTGGCCAGTTCCATGCAACTCCTGGCCCGGATCGCGCTTCATCAGGGCAAACCACTTCTGGCACTCACCGAAGGGGATTTCCTAGAATTTGCGGCCCTGGCGACCACCACAACGAATCCCGTGGCGGGCACCCGAGGCGTATCCACCGCCAGCGAGATCCTGCGCGATCTCGGCGTCAAGGTGCCCTTGATGCACGCTGGGCAGAAACAACGGGCCGGTCAGTTCAGTGTGGAGTACCTCGTCGAGCGTCATGGTGTGGTCAGTCCCGAGGTGCGCCATCTGCTGATTCGGTACCTGCAGGAACGGGCCCCGTCGCTGGACTACGGCTCGCTCGACAACCTTTCGGCCATTCTGGTCCGGAACTTCTGGTGTGACGTTGAGAAACACCATCCCGAGGTCACCACGCTCGCCTTGCCCCCTCAAGTGGCGCAGGCCTGGCGGGAGCGTTACGCCTACAAGCCCAATGGCGAGCCCCGAAGGAATGCGATCAACGGCTTTACCGCCGTCCGCGCCATGTACCTCGATTTGCGGGAATGGGCGCTGACCGACCCTGAACAGTGGGGCGGGCATGTGTACGCCTCACCCGTCAGCCTGTCGCATCTGGCAGGCGGCATCAAACAGAAGCGGCGGCATCGGTTGGAGATGCAGGCCCATACCCGTTTCATTCGCCCGTATGTTGAGCGGCTCGTGGTGCACAGCCGCCAGCGCCTGGACCTCGCGCAGGGCCTCCTCCAGGAAACCCGGCACCAGGAGCACGGGGCACGCTTCCTCTTCCGGGGCACCGAGTATAAGCGACCCTGGATTGCCACCGGCAAGCGACGGTTGAGACTGCTGCAGGATGGCCGGACGCCTGTCATGGTTCAGCGCGTGGCCGACGGCCTGAGGTGGAATGCGGAGATCGAGGAGGAACGCGCGTTCTGGACCTGGGCCATCATTCAGGTGCTGCGGCTGACCGCCATTCGGGTGGAAGAACTGCTCGAACTCACGGACTTGTCGATCATGCCCTCCATCGTGGATCCGGCGGTGAAGGTGCTGCATATCGTGGCGTCCAAGACGGATCAGGAGCGCTATCTCCCGATTGATCCGGAACTGATGAGCGTGCTGGCAGCCATCAAACGGCGCGCCAAGGGTCGGGATGGCCGCGTCCCCCTGATCATCGCGTATGACCTGGTGGAGAAAGTCCACTCGCCGCCATTGCCCTTTCTCTTTCAGCACGTCACGCATGGGTCGCGCCGGCTGTTCCGGCAGGGGATCGTGAATGAGATGCTCCGGCGCGCGGTGCAGCAGGCCAACCTGCGAACCCCTCAAGGCGACCTGGTGCGCATCACCACGCATGATTTCCGGCGTGTGTACGCGACTGAGATGGTCAATGGCGGTCTCCCACTCCACATCGCGGCCCGGTTCCTGGGCCACAGCAACCTGGAAACCACGCGCGGGTACGTCGCCACCTATGAGCAGGAGGTGGTGCAGCAGTACGGGGCGTTTCTCGCGCGCCGCCGCAAGAACCGGCCCGAGGAGGAATACCATCAGCCAACGGCGGAAGAAATGGCCGAGTTTGCCGAGCACTTCAAGCAGCGAACAGTTGCGCTGGGCCGGTGTTTCCGCCCATTTCGCGCGCCATGCCACCATGAGCATGCCTGTGTTCGCTGTGGCAGCCTGGCCATGGACGTGGAGCAATTGCCCCGGTTACTGCGCATTGAGGAGGAAACCCGGGCGTCCCTCAATGAAGCGCGCGAAGCCGGATGGACAGGCGATATTGAGGGCTACGAAACGACACTGGCGCACATTGAGGAGAAGAAAGCGCAGGTCGCACGAATCGTGCATATCGCTACAGCGGATTCACCTCCGCCCCCGGACTGA
- a CDS encoding SH3 domain-containing protein gives MTPNTWWATRRVVSFAALSVLFLLAAPAQAHRDGCHRWHSCPSDTGSYVCGDLGYTTECGGTAAPAAAPQAASAPPVSGSNARYTTTGVNLRAGPSAQTLKLATLAKGVRVSLLGCAVGWCRVTWQGQTGYVAQAYLRR, from the coding sequence ATGACCCCAAACACCTGGTGGGCCACGCGGCGCGTGGTCAGTTTCGCGGCCCTGTCGGTGCTGTTCCTGCTCGCGGCGCCGGCGCAGGCGCACCGGGACGGCTGTCACCGCTGGCACTCCTGCCCCAGTGACACCGGCTCGTACGTGTGCGGGGACCTGGGATACACCACGGAGTGCGGGGGCACGGCCGCGCCCGCCGCGGCGCCGCAGGCCGCGTCGGCGCCGCCAGTGAGTGGGTCGAATGCGCGGTACACGACCACGGGCGTGAACCTGCGCGCTGGGCCCAGTGCGCAGACGCTGAAGCTGGCCACGCTGGCGAAAGGGGTGCGGGTCAGTCTGCTGGGCTGCGCGGTCGGCTGGTGCCGGGTGACGTGGCAGGGTCAGACTGGATATGTGGCCCAGGCGTACCTGCGGCGGTAA
- a CDS encoding response regulator transcription factor, translated as MPTVLIVDDDPAILEVLRVYLRAEGHTVLEAQTGPDAWALLPRADLAVLDWMLPGMTGVQLARGARAAGLSLPILMLTGRGEEDDKLLGLDGGVDDYVVKPFSPREVTARIRALLRRAGVHHTLTLGDLTINLRARDVHLAGVRVELSKLEFDLLSTMAQHPGMAWSRERLLERVWGPDFPGTERVVDVHITALRRKLGDPPDAPRFLETVRGVGYRFRDEDAPRAIPG; from the coding sequence ATGCCCACCGTCCTGATTGTCGATGACGACCCCGCCATCCTGGAGGTCCTGCGCGTGTACCTCCGGGCGGAAGGGCACACGGTGCTCGAAGCGCAGACCGGCCCGGACGCCTGGGCCCTGCTGCCCCGCGCGGACCTCGCCGTCCTTGACTGGATGCTGCCCGGCATGACCGGCGTGCAACTCGCCCGGGGCGCCCGCGCCGCCGGCCTGAGCCTGCCCATCCTGATGCTCACTGGCCGCGGGGAAGAGGACGACAAACTGCTCGGCCTGGACGGCGGCGTGGACGACTATGTGGTCAAACCGTTCAGCCCCCGCGAAGTCACCGCCCGCATCCGCGCCCTGCTGCGCCGCGCCGGCGTGCACCACACCCTCACGCTGGGCGACCTCACCATCAACCTGCGCGCCCGGGACGTGCACCTGGCCGGTGTGCGGGTCGAGCTCTCGAAACTGGAATTCGACCTGCTCAGCACCATGGCGCAGCACCCCGGCATGGCCTGGTCCCGCGAACGCCTGCTCGAGCGCGTCTGGGGGCCGGACTTCCCCGGCACCGAACGCGTGGTGGACGTGCACATCACCGCCCTGCGCCGCAAACTGGGCGATCCCCCGGACGCCCCCCGCTTTCTGGAGACGGTGCGTGGCGTCGGGTACCGCTTCCGCGATGAGGACGCGCCCCGGGCCATACCGGGCTGA
- a CDS encoding prolipoprotein diacylglyceryl transferase has product MDPVFVQIGNFTIAWYGVLITLGIVAGVWLGTKMARERGLNVDLFNDMILWMIVWGLVGARLVFVATSWHQFENIPFPRVLLDIVNLRQGGISIHGGLIGGILVMLYYARRKGMDFYRYADLCVPGVAFGIIGGRIGNIMNGTDTVGRVTGWPVGFRWPDSARAFHDGMCIKNPNPDMDLSQYCQRIGDQLVMTAPVHFTQLYGVIIGIILSVAAFFWLRSRIPGWAFWQFWLWYSILRAGWEETFRLNPLSPRAYLNQGLDAPGIGFFTDTHLISIPLILVSIWMLLRLRRRTAAVPV; this is encoded by the coding sequence ATGGATCCGGTGTTTGTGCAGATTGGCAATTTCACGATTGCCTGGTACGGCGTGCTGATCACGCTGGGGATTGTCGCGGGCGTGTGGCTGGGCACAAAGATGGCGCGGGAGCGTGGCCTGAACGTGGACCTGTTCAACGACATGATTCTGTGGATGATCGTCTGGGGCCTGGTGGGCGCCCGGCTGGTGTTTGTGGCCACCTCCTGGCACCAGTTCGAGAACATTCCCTTCCCCCGGGTGCTGCTGGACATCGTCAACCTGCGCCAGGGCGGCATTTCCATTCACGGGGGCCTGATCGGCGGCATTCTGGTCATGCTGTACTACGCCCGCCGCAAAGGCATGGACTTCTACCGCTACGCCGACCTGTGTGTCCCGGGCGTGGCCTTCGGCATCATCGGCGGGCGCATCGGCAACATCATGAACGGCACCGACACCGTGGGCCGCGTGACCGGTTGGCCCGTGGGCTTCCGCTGGCCGGACAGCGCCCGCGCCTTCCACGACGGCATGTGCATCAAGAATCCCAACCCTGACATGGACCTGTCGCAGTACTGCCAGCGCATTGGCGATCAGCTCGTCATGACCGCGCCGGTGCACTTCACCCAGCTGTACGGCGTGATTATCGGCATCATCCTGTCGGTCGCCGCCTTTTTCTGGCTGCGGTCGCGCATTCCCGGCTGGGCCTTCTGGCAGTTCTGGCTGTGGTACTCGATTCTGCGCGCCGGCTGGGAAGAAACCTTCCGCCTCAACCCCCTGTCGCCCAGGGCCTACCTGAACCAGGGCCTGGACGCCCCCGGCATCGGCTTCTTTACCGACACGCACCTGATCAGCATTCCCCTGATTCTGGTCAGCATCTGGATGCTGCTGCGGTTGAGAAGAAGGACAGCGGCCGTGCCGGTGTAG
- a CDS encoding WD40/YVTN/BNR-like repeat-containing protein produces MRRMVGWGVGAALVLALVGCGRAPQAQTLSGDFHALQVLGSGTVLYGEHAGVRRSVDGGRTWAAPDGAGDAMALTRTRDGTVLAGHEVLKVSRDDGRTWTDLGFGNLPGRDLHGFAVDPGRPEVWYANVMGRGVFRTADGQDWTHLSDATAGASVLAAGPQPALYALDAQGLLVSPDGVTWTRRPDAPRGVHLDVHPDSGVLFLAGPDGAFRSTNQGRTWTSLALPEGARLIAVSPQNGDQLIAVGRSGAVYRSANGGGRWQ; encoded by the coding sequence ATGAGACGGATGGTCGGCTGGGGGGTGGGGGCGGCGCTGGTGCTGGCGCTCGTGGGGTGCGGGCGGGCGCCGCAGGCGCAGACCTTGAGTGGGGACTTTCACGCGCTGCAGGTGCTGGGCAGCGGCACGGTCCTGTACGGGGAGCATGCGGGGGTGCGCCGCAGCGTGGACGGGGGGCGGACGTGGGCCGCGCCGGACGGGGCAGGCGACGCCATGGCGCTCACCCGGACCCGGGACGGCACGGTCCTGGCAGGGCATGAGGTGCTGAAGGTCAGCCGGGATGACGGCCGGACCTGGACGGACCTGGGGTTCGGGAACCTGCCGGGCCGGGACCTGCACGGGTTCGCGGTGGACCCGGGCCGGCCGGAGGTGTGGTACGCGAACGTGATGGGGCGGGGGGTGTTCCGCACGGCAGACGGTCAGGACTGGACGCACCTGTCGGACGCCACGGCGGGCGCGTCGGTGCTCGCGGCAGGCCCGCAGCCCGCGCTGTACGCGCTGGACGCCCAGGGTCTGCTGGTGTCGCCGGACGGCGTGACCTGGACCCGGCGCCCGGACGCGCCGCGCGGCGTGCATCTGGATGTGCACCCGGACAGTGGCGTGCTGTTCCTGGCGGGGCCGGACGGCGCGTTCCGGTCCACCAATCAGGGGCGGACGTGGACGTCCCTCGCGTTGCCGGAAGGCGCGCGGCTCATCGCGGTGTCGCCTCAGAATGGGGATCAGTTGATCGCGGTGGGGCGCAGTGGCGCGGTGTACCGCTCGGCGAATGGTGGAGGCCGGTGGCAGTAA